Proteins from a single region of Chryseobacterium scophthalmum:
- a CDS encoding NUDIX hydrolase: MKTDHNKNIETLKELIDSKDLIPNVSVDCTIFGFHDNILKVLLLKYHDLNLYSLPGGFVFIDEDLREAADRVLYERTHLKGLFLEQFHTFGRLNRTENNVHKTLINNKGLDVPKDHWILQRFITVGYCSLIDFTMANTFPDAFNESCAWFEVNKLPQMAFDHDRVIAEGLEYLRKNIDTQVAASNLLPEKFTMKDLQSLYETILGEKFRRNNFQRKILSTNSLERMEKLFDGSANKAPYLYKFIKK; encoded by the coding sequence ATGAAAACTGATCACAATAAAAACATAGAGACATTAAAGGAACTTATTGATAGTAAAGATCTTATCCCCAATGTATCCGTCGATTGTACTATTTTTGGGTTTCATGATAACATCCTGAAAGTTCTGTTATTAAAATACCACGACCTTAATTTGTACTCTCTTCCCGGTGGTTTTGTTTTTATTGATGAAGATCTAAGAGAAGCAGCTGATCGTGTTTTATACGAAAGAACGCATCTTAAAGGATTATTTTTGGAGCAGTTTCATACTTTTGGGAGACTCAACAGAACCGAAAATAACGTCCACAAAACATTAATTAATAATAAAGGTTTAGATGTTCCTAAAGATCATTGGATTTTACAAAGATTTATCACAGTTGGTTATTGCAGCTTAATAGATTTTACGATGGCAAACACTTTTCCCGATGCTTTTAACGAATCTTGTGCGTGGTTTGAGGTAAATAAACTTCCGCAAATGGCATTTGATCACGACAGAGTAATTGCTGAAGGATTAGAATATCTGCGAAAAAACATCGATACTCAGGTTGCAGCAAGCAATTTACTGCCCGAAAAATTTACGATGAAAGACTTGCAGTCGTTGTATGAAACCATTTTGGGTGAAAAATTCAGACGAAATAATTTTCAGCGTAAAATATTAAGTACTAATTCTTTGGAAAGAATGGAGAAATTATTCGACGGTTCAGCAAATAAAGCACCTTATCTCTATAAATTCATCAAAAAATAG
- a CDS encoding glycoside hydrolase family 30 protein translates to MLNKNSYSFFLKSTALLFSGVVLLPLSSCKSVANTDNKVQIWMTKGDESVKLQQQNALTFVNTSNNFQNIEINDAQKFQYIDGFGYTLTGGSVEVINRLSPSKRKALLNELFGNDKNSISISYLRLSIGASDLDGEVFSYDDLPEGQTDPSLSKFSLARDKDLISMLKEILAINPKIKIIAAPWSPPVWMKDNGKSIGGSLKTEYYDVYAKYFVKYIQGMQKEGITIDAITPQNEPLHPGNNPSLLMVSDQQRDFIKQSLGPIFKSNNIKTKIVVYDHNCNKPEYAINILNDSEANQYIDGSAFHLYEGDISALSTVHEAHPNKNLYFTEQWTGAKGTFNEDLNWHTRNVVIGSMRNWSKIALEWNLANDTQYKPHTPGGCTECKGAITVSDSENFTRNVAYYIIAHASKFVPANSQRIASTQTENLATVAFKTPEGKTVLIVQNNNKSDESFNIKYNQKTAPVTITGSSVATYIF, encoded by the coding sequence ATGTTAAACAAAAATTCATATAGTTTCTTTTTAAAAAGTACTGCACTGCTATTTAGCGGTGTGGTGCTTTTGCCTTTATCTTCGTGTAAATCTGTAGCAAATACAGATAATAAAGTCCAGATCTGGATGACGAAAGGTGATGAAAGTGTAAAATTACAGCAACAAAATGCATTGACTTTTGTAAATACTTCTAATAACTTTCAAAATATTGAAATTAACGACGCACAGAAGTTTCAATATATTGATGGTTTTGGGTATACATTAACCGGCGGAAGTGTTGAAGTAATCAATCGTCTTTCTCCTTCAAAAAGAAAAGCTTTACTAAACGAACTTTTTGGGAATGACAAGAACTCAATTTCAATAAGTTATTTAAGATTGAGCATTGGTGCATCAGATCTAGATGGCGAAGTTTTTTCTTATGATGATTTACCTGAAGGTCAAACCGATCCTTCTCTTTCTAAATTCAGTTTGGCAAGAGATAAAGATTTGATTTCAATGTTAAAAGAAATTTTAGCAATTAATCCTAAAATAAAAATCATTGCTGCACCTTGGTCACCACCGGTTTGGATGAAAGATAATGGTAAATCGATTGGTGGAAGCCTAAAAACTGAATATTATGATGTTTACGCAAAATATTTTGTGAAATATATTCAAGGAATGCAAAAAGAGGGAATTACAATTGATGCAATCACTCCTCAAAACGAACCATTACACCCAGGAAACAATCCAAGTTTACTGATGGTTTCCGATCAGCAGAGAGATTTTATTAAGCAAAGTTTAGGTCCTATTTTTAAATCAAATAATATTAAAACCAAAATTGTTGTTTACGATCACAATTGCAACAAACCTGAATACGCCATCAATATTTTAAATGATTCAGAAGCCAATCAATATATCGACGGTTCTGCTTTCCATCTGTATGAAGGGGATATTTCAGCTTTGAGTACGGTTCACGAGGCTCATCCCAATAAGAACCTTTATTTTACAGAACAATGGACAGGTGCAAAAGGGACTTTCAATGAAGACCTAAACTGGCACACCAGAAATGTTGTCATCGGCTCGATGAGAAACTGGAGTAAAATTGCTTTAGAATGGAATCTTGCGAATGATACTCAATATAAACCTCATACTCCAGGAGGATGTACAGAATGTAAAGGTGCGATTACGGTTTCAGACAGTGAAAATTTCACAAGAAATGTTGCCTATTATATTATTGCTCATGCTTCAAAGTTTGTTCCGGCAAATTCTCAGAGAATAGCTTCTACACAAACGGAAAACTTAGCTACGGTTGCTTTTAAAACTCCGGAAGGTAAAACGGTTTTGATTGTTCAGAACAACAATAAATCGGATGAAAGTTTCAATATAAAATATAATCAGAAAACAGCGCCGGTTACAATTACCGGAAGTTCTGTTGCGACCTATATTTTTTAA
- a CDS encoding SusC/RagA family TonB-linked outer membrane protein — protein MNVKISRSLGIIAALYFTANFNAQTTPRDTVSKEQKIEEVVVIGYGSVKKSNLTSAVSTVKSETFDDRPIYNVGQALQGNAAGVNVIQSSGKPGAAIDVKIRGNNSISSSVNPLYVVDGIQTFDISGINPDDITDMTILKDATSAAIYGINGSSGVVIVTTKRGKANKPQLAFNAYWGMSKTVNNIDVLNLDQYKTLMAEINPSFLTTINNPRYQGINTNWRDEVFRTGFDQNYNVNYSFGNEKVRAYTALGYQGIDGIIDPARFERISAKMNLDAKITNWLKLTGNFNYINTGLKNTNDNLGTSRGGVILSALNTPSFLPIYGNQLKVREKDASGNFIDGYKDGQFALNPFQSSWENPVAYQSRKNETQAQRFMSNLGLEVNLLKNLVWKPTVSFDLIESTNDQFTDGYQTSYGRQQKGIGGKYYSSYQDLNIENTLTYTIKSGVHDLALLGGNQIHEKRNSWHNYWGDSFPEGTAMFDFNTAVNRHESLVKENLREMSFFGRALYTLDNKYTIMGVFRYNGSSALASGNKWGFFPGISAAWTVSNEDFLKDNTILSELKLRGGWGQTGNASGVPPYSHFNLERQTEIGDAGSWYTRQWDNADLTWEVTNDANLGLDFGFLNNRIRLNVDAYKRKTNDLIVRIPMGSASVPYYKNVGSMENNGLEFALNTQNFKGEGFNWNTNFNISFTKNKVLDLKWIPVLEGANVETVGANLVRFQAGQPISSFYGYQVDHVDSQTGDIIYKDNNGNGYFDPGDRTFIGNPNPNFSFGFSNNFSYKNWYLDVLITGSYGSEIYNATRFDLEMMNDFKNQSTVVLDRWTTPGQITKTPRAYSASSQYASDRFVEDGSFLKLKSATLGYNFLSPFKGVSKINLYVTGQNLLTWTDYTGFDPEVNAFNTTAGISGVDYGTYPQVRTFIFGLKANF, from the coding sequence ATGAATGTAAAAATATCAAGAAGCTTAGGGATTATTGCCGCACTTTATTTTACGGCAAATTTCAATGCACAGACTACGCCGCGCGATACTGTTTCAAAAGAGCAGAAGATCGAGGAAGTAGTAGTTATTGGTTATGGTTCAGTGAAAAAATCAAACCTTACGAGTGCGGTATCTACCGTAAAATCTGAAACATTTGACGACAGACCTATTTATAATGTAGGTCAGGCTTTGCAGGGAAATGCTGCAGGGGTGAATGTGATACAGTCTTCGGGTAAACCTGGAGCAGCAATTGATGTGAAAATCAGAGGAAACAATTCAATTTCATCAAGTGTAAACCCATTGTATGTAGTAGACGGAATTCAAACTTTTGACATCAGTGGAATTAATCCTGATGATATTACAGATATGACGATTCTGAAAGATGCTACTTCTGCAGCAATCTACGGAATCAACGGTTCTTCGGGAGTTGTAATTGTTACGACAAAGAGAGGAAAAGCCAATAAACCGCAATTGGCATTCAATGCATATTGGGGAATGTCTAAAACGGTAAACAATATTGATGTTTTAAATTTAGACCAATACAAAACGTTGATGGCGGAAATTAATCCATCTTTTCTTACAACAATTAACAATCCGAGATACCAAGGGATTAATACCAATTGGAGAGATGAAGTTTTCAGAACAGGCTTTGATCAAAACTATAACGTCAATTATTCTTTTGGAAACGAAAAAGTAAGAGCTTATACAGCATTAGGTTATCAGGGAATTGATGGAATTATTGATCCTGCAAGATTTGAAAGAATTTCAGCAAAAATGAATTTGGATGCAAAAATTACTAATTGGCTAAAGCTTACCGGTAACTTCAATTACATCAATACAGGTTTAAAAAATACAAACGATAATTTAGGAACTTCAAGAGGTGGAGTTATTTTAAGTGCTTTAAACACGCCTTCTTTTCTTCCAATTTATGGTAATCAGTTAAAAGTAAGAGAGAAAGATGCCTCCGGAAATTTCATTGATGGTTATAAAGACGGACAGTTTGCTTTAAACCCATTTCAATCTTCGTGGGAAAATCCAGTGGCTTATCAGTCCCGAAAAAATGAAACTCAGGCGCAACGTTTTATGAGTAATTTAGGATTGGAAGTTAATCTGCTTAAAAACTTAGTTTGGAAACCAACAGTTTCATTCGATTTAATTGAAAGCACAAATGACCAGTTTACAGATGGCTACCAAACGAGCTACGGAAGACAGCAGAAAGGTATTGGAGGAAAGTATTATTCAAGTTATCAGGATTTGAATATTGAGAATACTTTAACATATACCATAAAATCAGGGGTTCATGATTTAGCATTATTAGGAGGTAATCAAATTCATGAAAAAAGAAATTCTTGGCATAATTACTGGGGAGATAGCTTTCCCGAAGGAACTGCAATGTTTGATTTTAATACTGCTGTAAACAGACATGAAAGTCTGGTAAAAGAAAACTTACGAGAAATGTCTTTCTTTGGTAGAGCTTTATATACTCTTGATAATAAATATACCATTATGGGAGTTTTCAGATATAATGGAAGTTCAGCTTTAGCTTCAGGAAATAAATGGGGCTTTTTCCCAGGTATTTCTGCTGCCTGGACGGTATCTAATGAAGATTTTCTTAAAGATAATACTATACTTTCTGAGTTGAAACTAAGAGGAGGTTGGGGACAAACAGGTAACGCATCAGGAGTTCCTCCTTATTCTCACTTTAATTTAGAAAGACAAACGGAAATTGGTGACGCAGGATCTTGGTATACACGCCAATGGGATAATGCAGATTTGACTTGGGAGGTTACAAACGATGCCAATTTGGGATTAGATTTTGGGTTTTTAAATAACAGAATCAGATTGAATGTCGATGCCTATAAAAGAAAAACCAACGATCTAATTGTTAGAATTCCTATGGGATCTGCCTCTGTACCTTACTATAAAAATGTAGGAAGTATGGAAAACAACGGGTTAGAATTTGCTTTAAATACTCAAAATTTTAAAGGAGAAGGCTTTAATTGGAATACGAATTTTAATATTTCATTCACAAAAAATAAAGTATTAGATTTAAAATGGATTCCTGTTTTGGAAGGAGCAAATGTAGAAACCGTAGGCGCCAATTTAGTTAGATTTCAGGCGGGTCAACCTATAAGTTCGTTCTATGGTTATCAAGTTGATCATGTAGATTCTCAAACAGGAGATATCATTTATAAAGATAATAATGGAAACGGATATTTTGATCCAGGAGACAGAACATTTATTGGAAATCCAAACCCTAATTTTTCTTTTGGATTCAGTAATAACTTCTCATATAAAAATTGGTATTTAGATGTATTAATAACTGGATCTTACGGAAGTGAAATTTATAATGCTACCAGATTTGATTTGGAAATGATGAATGATTTTAAAAATCAATCTACCGTAGTTTTAGACCGTTGGACAACTCCGGGACAAATTACGAAAACTCCAAGAGCTTATTCTGCTAGCTCACAGTATGCTTCTGATCGATTTGTTGAAGATGGTTCTTTCTTAAAGCTTAAAAGTGCTACATTAGGTTACAATTTCTTGAGTCCTTTTAAAGGAGTGAGTAAAATAAACTTATATGTAACTGGTCAAAATCTTCTGACTTGGACAGATTACACAGGTTTTGATCCTGAAGTAAATGCTTTTAATACAACGGCTGGTATTTCTGGTGTTGATTATGGTACTTACCCACAAGTAAGAACATTTATTTTCGGTCTTAAAGCTAACTTTTAA
- a CDS encoding MFS transporter, whose product MTTKQPNISLPLKLTFLVFSMVLNCMGIVILQLSEQKITYDKLGFLESFKDLPIAIFSLFAVNFISRFGTKKSLVFALMLVGICSLFLPFVEVFWFFKLWFAIIGTCFAIGKICVYGIIRNNMTEEKSLAKTMNSVEASFMIGIFTVNTGFGWLISSQFGEYWKFGFMSISLISFFTVYLFTKVKIAEPQNKTTRILPDLSGFGKTTFILFFAVSFFIIFIEQSFNSWLPAFYKDHLKVNSFFALQASSFLALFSYTGRAITSKIIQRFPLSKYFMMCVLMIIILLVIISGIQFYFSENARILLFLFPIIGLFLAPLYPVINSKMIAKIDKDKINAFTSLIVSVSSISSSINSISISVLFKNQMLTYYSLYILGAVIMVSVLAYSYFKLSANKI is encoded by the coding sequence ATGACCACTAAACAACCAAATATTTCACTTCCGCTGAAACTTACTTTCCTTGTTTTTTCAATGGTTTTAAATTGCATGGGGATTGTTATTCTTCAGCTTTCCGAGCAGAAAATCACCTATGATAAACTTGGTTTTTTAGAGTCTTTTAAAGATTTACCGATTGCAATATTTTCTCTTTTTGCAGTTAATTTTATCAGCAGGTTCGGAACGAAAAAATCATTGGTTTTTGCTTTAATGCTTGTCGGAATATGTTCTTTATTTTTACCCTTTGTCGAAGTTTTTTGGTTTTTTAAATTATGGTTTGCTATTATCGGAACCTGTTTTGCGATAGGAAAAATTTGTGTTTACGGCATTATCCGAAATAATATGACCGAAGAAAAATCATTAGCCAAAACCATGAACAGCGTTGAAGCTTCTTTTATGATTGGTATCTTTACGGTCAATACAGGTTTCGGATGGTTAATTTCCAGCCAGTTTGGTGAATATTGGAAATTTGGCTTTATGTCTATTTCTCTGATTTCTTTTTTTACTGTTTATCTTTTTACGAAAGTTAAAATTGCCGAACCGCAAAATAAGACCACGAGAATTCTCCCTGATCTCTCAGGATTTGGAAAAACAACTTTTATACTTTTTTTTGCAGTAAGTTTTTTTATTATTTTTATCGAACAGAGTTTTAATTCCTGGCTTCCTGCATTTTACAAAGATCATTTAAAAGTTAATTCTTTCTTTGCACTTCAGGCATCTTCGTTTTTGGCGCTCTTTTCATATACAGGAAGAGCAATTACTTCAAAGATTATTCAGCGATTTCCGTTGTCAAAATATTTCATGATGTGTGTGTTGATGATTATCATTTTGTTGGTTATCATTTCAGGCATTCAGTTTTATTTTAGTGAGAATGCGAGGATTTTGTTATTTCTTTTTCCAATTATCGGTTTGTTTCTCGCACCACTCTATCCGGTCATTAACTCAAAAATGATTGCAAAAATTGATAAGGATAAAATCAATGCTTTTACTTCTTTAATAGTAAGTGTATCATCAATAAGCAGCTCAATCAATTCAATTTCAATTTCGGTACTGTTTAAAAATCAAATGCTTACTTATTATTCTTTATATATTTTGGGAGCTGTGATTATGGTTTCCGTTTTAGCATATTCTTATTTTAAACTTAGTGCTAATAAAATTTAA
- the bglX gene encoding beta-glucosidase BglX: MKKIYFILAFTAFGFNAFGQKTVDQKVSELLSKMTLEEKVGQLVQYSGFEYATGPQNSNSATVLEEIKKGKVGSMLNVAGAEETKKFQELALKSRLRIPLFFGQDVIHGYRTTFPVNLGQAASWDLKLIEKSERIAATEASAYGIHWTFAPMVDIARDPRWGRVMEGSGEDTYLGMQIGLARIKGFQGKGLGNLDAIMACAKHFAAYGAAVGGRDYNSVDMSLRQLHETYLPPFKAAAEAGVATFMNSFNDINGIPATANKYILRNLLKDQWNYKGFVVSDWGSIGEMVPHGYAKDNKEAAEKAMNAGTDMDMESRAYMAELPKLVKEGKVDPKFIDDATKRILVKKFEMGLFDDPYRFSSEKRQKEQLNNQENRRFGREFGSKSIVLLKNEKNILPLSKSIKTVALIGPFGKETVANHGFWSIAFKDDNQRIVTQFDGIKNQLGKNSTLLYAKGANVDDQDKSMFAEAIETAKKSDVVIMTLGEGHAMSGEAKSRSNIHFSGVQEELLKEIAKTGKPIVLMINAGRPLVFDWAADNISTIVYTWWLGTEAGNSIADVLFGTVNPGGKLPMSFPRTEGQIPVYYNHYNTGRPAKNNTDRNYVSAYIDLDNDPKFPFGYGLSYTQFKYSEMNLSSTNLKGNQTLNISVNVSNTGKYDGEEVVQLYIRDLYGKVVRPVKELKGFQKVFIKKGETKTINFTLTPENLKFYDDELNYDWEAGEFDIMIGTDSQNVQTKRINWSK, encoded by the coding sequence ATGAAGAAGATATATTTCATATTAGCATTTACAGCATTCGGATTCAACGCTTTCGGACAAAAAACGGTCGATCAGAAAGTTTCCGAGTTGTTGTCAAAAATGACGTTGGAAGAAAAAGTAGGACAGCTGGTTCAATACAGTGGTTTTGAATATGCAACGGGTCCGCAAAACTCAAATTCTGCGACGGTTTTAGAAGAAATAAAAAAAGGAAAAGTTGGCTCTATGCTCAATGTTGCAGGTGCAGAAGAAACGAAAAAATTTCAGGAATTAGCTTTAAAATCTAGATTAAGAATTCCTTTATTCTTTGGTCAGGATGTAATTCATGGCTACAGAACAACATTTCCCGTGAATCTTGGTCAAGCGGCGAGTTGGGATTTAAAATTAATTGAAAAATCAGAAAGAATTGCAGCAACTGAAGCTTCAGCTTATGGAATTCACTGGACTTTTGCACCAATGGTCGACATCGCAAGAGATCCGAGATGGGGAAGAGTAATGGAAGGTTCAGGTGAAGACACGTATTTGGGAATGCAAATTGGTTTGGCAAGAATCAAAGGTTTTCAGGGAAAAGGTCTTGGAAATCTTGATGCAATTATGGCTTGTGCGAAGCATTTTGCAGCGTATGGAGCCGCAGTTGGCGGAAGAGATTACAATTCTGTGGATATGAGTTTAAGGCAATTACACGAAACTTATTTACCTCCTTTCAAAGCTGCTGCAGAAGCGGGAGTCGCGACTTTTATGAATTCTTTTAACGACATTAATGGAATTCCGGCAACAGCAAACAAATATATTTTAAGAAATCTTTTAAAAGACCAATGGAATTATAAAGGTTTTGTAGTTTCAGATTGGGGAAGTATCGGAGAAATGGTTCCTCACGGATATGCTAAAGACAATAAAGAAGCTGCCGAAAAAGCCATGAATGCAGGAACCGATATGGATATGGAAAGCCGTGCTTACATGGCTGAACTTCCAAAATTGGTTAAAGAAGGGAAAGTTGATCCAAAATTTATTGATGACGCAACGAAAAGAATTTTGGTTAAAAAATTTGAAATGGGATTATTTGATGATCCTTACAGATTTAGCAGTGAAAAGAGGCAGAAAGAACAATTAAACAATCAGGAAAATAGAAGGTTTGGGAGAGAATTTGGTTCAAAAAGCATTGTTTTACTTAAAAATGAAAAGAATATTCTTCCGCTTTCAAAATCTATTAAAACTGTAGCATTGATCGGTCCTTTCGGAAAAGAAACAGTTGCCAATCATGGCTTCTGGTCGATTGCATTTAAAGATGACAATCAAAGAATTGTTACTCAGTTTGATGGAATCAAAAATCAATTAGGCAAAAATTCCACTTTATTGTATGCAAAAGGAGCTAATGTTGATGATCAGGATAAATCTATGTTTGCAGAAGCTATAGAAACGGCAAAAAAATCAGACGTTGTGATTATGACTTTAGGTGAAGGTCACGCAATGAGCGGAGAAGCGAAAAGCAGAAGTAATATTCATTTTTCGGGAGTTCAGGAAGAACTTTTAAAAGAAATTGCTAAAACAGGAAAACCGATTGTCTTAATGATCAATGCTGGAAGACCTTTGGTTTTTGATTGGGCTGCAGATAATATTTCAACCATTGTTTACACTTGGTGGTTGGGTACTGAAGCCGGAAATTCTATCGCAGATGTTCTTTTTGGAACGGTAAATCCGGGTGGAAAACTTCCAATGTCTTTTCCTAGAACAGAAGGACAAATTCCTGTTTATTACAATCATTACAACACAGGAAGACCAGCAAAAAACAACACCGACAGAAATTATGTTTCAGCTTACATTGATCTTGATAATGATCCTAAATTTCCATTTGGTTATGGTTTAAGTTATACTCAATTTAAATATTCTGAAATGAATTTAAGTTCAACCAACCTTAAAGGAAATCAGACTTTAAATATCAGTGTAAATGTTTCCAACACCGGAAAATACGATGGGGAAGAAGTGGTGCAGTTGTACATCAGAGATTTATATGGAAAAGTAGTACGACCTGTAAAAGAATTAAAAGGTTTCCAAAAAGTTTTCATTAAAAAAGGAGAAACTAAAACCATTAATTTTACATTAACTCCTGAAAATCTGAAATTTTACGATGATGAATTGAATTATGATTGGGAAGCCGGAGAATTCGACATCATGATCGGAACCGATTCTCAAAATGTTCAGACAAAAAGAATTAATTGGTCAAAATAA
- a CDS encoding RagB/SusD family nutrient uptake outer membrane protein: MKLNKTIYYFLLGTTLTLGTASCSDYLDTEPLTDRAVPLNDTPYKTTAEAESLMTTIYTDLGNEYWQLDYFFNGDAQTEIAHAGSDNIQNFQIDEYRIIATNSNVNRDWNYLFTFINNCNKILNYVDNIPDPSLTSSRKAEMKAEAAIMRAMYNFHGVQLWGDFPLVTKAVIGVNDENFDEVYEQVYPTRKPINEVYAQIIADLEGALANAPASSNKYRATRGLALSLLAKVYATKPNPDYAKVIDYTTQLMGQGYSLLPVYDQLFDGNHEANAESIFESNGNAGNLWAWGSSMFYGTDWKKFNTPSYDIVNTFNTEGDNVRKNSSVWFSPTTVSWSDNFWQSNNFPFMYKMRITSGHQNFYVMRYADLLLIRAEALVRQGNFTDAATLVNQVRARASSSLTPITISNADDGINKILKERKLELAFEGHRWFDLKRTGKAISILSQQRDANGNLLPYVNNLNQNRLLWPIPQTQLDNNPNLTQNPGY; the protein is encoded by the coding sequence ATGAAACTTAATAAAACAATATACTATTTTTTACTTGGAACAACTCTTACATTAGGAACAGCATCATGTAGCGATTATCTTGATACAGAACCTTTAACAGATAGAGCAGTTCCTCTTAATGATACTCCTTATAAAACTACTGCAGAAGCTGAAAGTTTAATGACCACAATTTATACTGACTTAGGAAATGAATATTGGCAGTTAGATTATTTCTTTAATGGCGATGCACAAACAGAAATTGCTCATGCAGGAAGTGATAATATTCAGAACTTCCAGATTGACGAATACAGAATTATCGCGACGAATTCAAACGTCAACAGAGATTGGAACTACTTATTTACTTTTATTAATAACTGTAATAAAATTTTAAATTATGTAGATAATATTCCTGATCCCTCTCTTACAAGTTCTCGTAAAGCCGAAATGAAAGCTGAAGCAGCGATTATGAGAGCGATGTATAATTTCCATGGAGTTCAGCTTTGGGGAGATTTTCCTTTGGTTACCAAAGCTGTAATCGGTGTGAATGACGAAAATTTTGATGAGGTTTACGAACAGGTTTATCCAACAAGAAAACCTATTAATGAAGTATATGCTCAAATTATTGCAGATTTAGAAGGAGCTTTAGCAAATGCACCTGCAAGTTCAAATAAATACAGAGCAACAAGAGGTTTAGCTTTATCTTTATTGGCAAAAGTTTACGCAACAAAACCAAATCCTGATTATGCAAAAGTAATTGATTATACAACTCAATTAATGGGACAAGGATACTCATTACTTCCGGTTTACGATCAGCTTTTTGATGGAAACCACGAAGCGAATGCAGAATCTATTTTCGAATCAAACGGAAATGCAGGAAATCTTTGGGCATGGGGATCTTCAATGTTTTACGGAACAGATTGGAAGAAATTTAATACGCCTTCTTACGACATTGTAAATACTTTCAACACGGAAGGTGATAATGTAAGAAAAAACTCAAGTGTATGGTTTTCTCCGACTACAGTAAGCTGGTCAGATAATTTCTGGCAAAGCAATAATTTCCCTTTCATGTATAAAATGAGAATTACTTCAGGACATCAGAATTTTTATGTGATGAGGTATGCAGATTTATTACTAATCAGAGCTGAAGCTTTAGTTCGTCAGGGAAATTTCACAGATGCTGCAACTTTGGTCAACCAAGTGAGAGCAAGAGCAAGCTCAAGTTTAACTCCTATCACAATTTCCAATGCAGATGACGGAATTAATAAAATTCTAAAAGAAAGAAAATTAGAATTAGCATTTGAGGGGCACCGTTGGTTTGATTTGAAGAGAACAGGAAAAGCAATTTCTATACTTTCACAGCAAAGAGATGCCAATGGAAATCTTTTGCCTTATGTAAATAATTTAAATCAAAACAGACTATTGTGGCCAATTCCACAGACTCAATTGGATAATAACCCGAATTTAACTCAAAATCCTGGATATTAA